A region of Bicyclus anynana chromosome 17, ilBicAnyn1.1, whole genome shotgun sequence DNA encodes the following proteins:
- the LOC112051369 gene encoding ADAM 17-like protease isoform X2, which produces MEKNIITAFIITVLLYFGDCSIHQNLKYFETLHASKFTHHIVKRGVKLSKHPFNTIKELHFQTHGKSFRLILHPHNSLLHSNFKAYSVDADGNKTVVHIDYDQFYTGRVFGEVTSDVKLHIDDGVITGIIHTPDETYHIEPSWRHLPNLGDKTMITYRSSDIKLSWAGNENNPRVCGYVKEGEELEEDDKDNYNDNLESKHEQSEKDKYLNHKQENAHKTDKLSGIRNGEELKQGKRIKRQSDYEYTPTKTRCPLLLVADYRFFQEMGASNTKSTISYLISLIDRVHKIYNDTVWQDRQDADGFKGMGFVIKKILVHSEPTRVRGGEAHYNMVREKWDVRNLLEVFSREYSHKDFCLAHLFTDLKFEGGILGLAYVGSPRRNSVGGICTPEYFKNGYTLYLNSGLSSSRNHYGQRVITREADLVTAHEFGHNWGSEHDPDVAECSPAASHGGSYLMYTYSVSGYDVNNKRFSPCSLRSIRKVLQAKSGRCFSEPEESFCGNLRVEGGEECDAGLLGTEDNDMCCDKNCKLRKNQGAVCSDKNSPCCAGCVFAAPGVVCREAAHSACEGEATCNGASADCPKAPAIADEHECLERGRCRNGSCVPYCETQGLHSCMCDIVADACKRCCRKSLNKTCFPVAHNDILPDGTPCIQGFCNKGVCEKTIQDVVERFWDIIEDININNVLGFLRDNIVGVVVLSTAFVWIPASCVISYVDRRRQRQHHKFMEWERQRDTFVHPSSPRKIIHTR; this is translated from the exons ATGGAGAAAAACATTATAACTGCATTTATTATCACAGTCTTATTGTATTTTGGTGatt GCTCCATTCATCagaatttgaaatattttgaaacattACACGCGTCAAAGTTCACTCATCACATAGTAAAACGTGGGGTTAAGCTCTCCAAGCATCCCTTTAATACAATCAAAGAGCTACACTTTCAAACACATGGAAAGAGTTTTAGGCTTATTCTTCACCCGCACAATTCTCTGCTGCATTCTAATTTCAAAGCCTATTCTGTGGATGCTGATGGGAATAAAACTGTAGTTCATATCG ATTATGACCAGTTCTACACTGGCAGAGTATTTGGTGAGGTGACATCGGATGTAAAGCTTCACATAGATGATGGAGTCATCACTGGTATTATCCACACTCCTGATGAAACTTATCATATTGAG CCATCATGGAGGCATTTACCAAATCTTGGTGACAAAACCATGATCACCTACCGCTCATCAGATATAAAGCTTAGTTGGGCTGGTAATGAAAATAATCCCCGGGTTTGTGGCTATGTTAAGGAAGGAGAAG AGTTAGAAGAAGATGACAAAGACAATTACAATGATAATTTAGAATCCAAACATGAACAGTCTGAAAAAGACAAGTATTTAAACCACAAACaagaaaatgcacacaaaactGACAAGTTATCAGGTATCAGAAATGGCGAGGAGCTGAAACAGGGCAAAAGAATTAAACGACAGAGTGACTACGAGTATACACCCACAAAAACACGATGTCCTCTGCTACTTGTGGCCGATTATAGGTTCTTCCAAGAAATGGGCGCCAGTAATACAAAGAGCACTATCAGTTATTTG ATCAGCCTCATTGACAGAGttcataaaatttataatgacaCAGTATGGCAAGATCGTCAA GACGCGGACGGCTTCAAGGGCATGGGGTTCGTGATCAAGAAGATATTGGTGCACTCGGAGCCGACGCGCGTGCGCGGGGGAGAGGCGCACTACAACATGGTGCGCGAGAAGTGGGACGTGCGCAACCTGCTCGAG GTATTCAGCCGAGAGTACTCACACAAGGACTTCTGCCTGGCGCACTTGTTCACTGACCTCAAGTTTGAGGGTGGCATCCTGGGGCTCGCCTATGTCGGCTCCCCCCGGCGGAACTCTGTGGGTGGCATATGCACCCCTG AGTACTTTAAGAACGGGTACACGTTGTACCTGAACTCGGGCTTGTCATCGTCGCGCAACCACTACGGGCAGCGCGTCATCACGCGCGAGGCCGACCTGGTGACCGCGCACGAGTTCGGCCACAACTGGGGCTCCGAGCACGACCCCGACGTGGCCGAGTGCTCGCCCGCCGCCAGCCACGGCGGCTCCTACCTCATGTACACCTACAGCGTCAGCGGCTACGACGTCAACAACAAG CGCTTCTCCCCGTGCAGCCTGCGCTCCATCCGGAAGGTGCTGCAGGCCAAGTCGGGGCGCTGCTTCTCCGAGCCCGAGGAGAGCTTCTGCGGCAACCTGCGTGTCGAGGGCGGCGAGGAGTGCGACGCCGGCCTGCTGG gTACGGAGGATAACGACATGTGCTGCGACAAAAACTGTAAATTGCGGAAAAATCAAGGCGCCGTCTGCAG CGACAAGAACTCGCCGTGCTGCGCGGGCTGCGTGTTCGCGGCGCCGGGCGTGGTGTGTCGCGAGGCGGCGCACTCGGCGTGCGAGGGCGAGGCCACGTGCAACGGCGCCTCCGCCGACTGCCCCAAG GCGCCGGCCATCGCGGACGAGCACGAGTGCCTGGAGCGCGGGCGCTGTCGCAACGGCTCGTGCGTGCCGTACTGCGAGACGCAGGGCCTGCACAGCTGCATGTGCGACATCG TGGCGGATGCGTGCAAGCGTTGTTGTCGCAAGAGCCTGAACAAGACTTGCTTCCCCGTCGCGCACAACGACATCCTGCCCGACGGGACCCCGTGCATTCAAGGTTTCTGCAATAAG GGAGTGTGCGAGAAAACAATCCAGGACGTGGTGGAGCGGTTCTGGGACATCATCGAGGACATCAACATCAACAACGTGCTGGGCTTCCTGCGCGACAACATCGTGGGCGTGGTCGTGCTCTCCACCGCCTTCGTGTGGATACCGGCCAGCTGTGTG atAAGTTACGTGGACCGGCGGCGACAGCGCCAGCACCACAAGTTCATGGAGTGGGAGCGACAGCGCGACACCTTCGTGCATCCTTCCTCCCCGCGCAAGATTATACACACGCGGTAA
- the LOC112051369 gene encoding ADAM 17-like protease isoform X1, producing the protein MEKNIITAFIITVLLYFGDCSIHQNLKYFETLHASKFTHHIVKRGVKLSKHPFNTIKELHFQTHGKSFRLILHPHNSLLHSNFKAYSVDADGNKTVVHIDYDQFYTGRVFGEVTSDVKLHIDDGVITGIIHTPDETYHIEPSWRHLPNLGDKTMITYRSSDIKLSWAGNENNPRVCGYVKEGEELEEDDKDNYNDNLESKHEQSEKDKYLNHKQENAHKTDKLSGIRNGEELKQGKRIKRQSDYEYTPTKTRCPLLLVADYRFFQEMGASNTKSTISYLISLIDRVHKIYNDTVWQDRQDADGFKGMGFVIKKILVHSEPTRVRGGEAHYNMVREKWDVRNLLEVFSREYSHKDFCLAHLFTDLKFEGGILGLAYVGSPRRNSVGGICTPEYFKNGYTLYLNSGLSSSRNHYGQRVITREADLVTAHEFGHNWGSEHDPDVAECSPAASHGGSYLMYTYSVSGYDVNNKRFSPCSLRSIRKVLQAKSGRCFSEPEESFCGNLRVEGGEECDAGLLGTEDNDMCCDKNCKLRKNQGAVCSDKNSPCCAGCVFAAPGVVCREAAHSACEGEATCNGASADCPKAPAIADEHECLERGRCRNGSCVPYCETQGLHSCMCDIVADACKRCCRKSLNKTCFPVAHNDILPDGTPCIQGFCNKGVCEKTIQDVVERFWDIIEDININNVLGFLRDNIVGVVVLSTAFVWIPASCVISYVDRRRQRQHHKFMEWERQRDTFVHPSSPRKIIHTRLPKLKPPGMKTVIQGTSQI; encoded by the exons ATGGAGAAAAACATTATAACTGCATTTATTATCACAGTCTTATTGTATTTTGGTGatt GCTCCATTCATCagaatttgaaatattttgaaacattACACGCGTCAAAGTTCACTCATCACATAGTAAAACGTGGGGTTAAGCTCTCCAAGCATCCCTTTAATACAATCAAAGAGCTACACTTTCAAACACATGGAAAGAGTTTTAGGCTTATTCTTCACCCGCACAATTCTCTGCTGCATTCTAATTTCAAAGCCTATTCTGTGGATGCTGATGGGAATAAAACTGTAGTTCATATCG ATTATGACCAGTTCTACACTGGCAGAGTATTTGGTGAGGTGACATCGGATGTAAAGCTTCACATAGATGATGGAGTCATCACTGGTATTATCCACACTCCTGATGAAACTTATCATATTGAG CCATCATGGAGGCATTTACCAAATCTTGGTGACAAAACCATGATCACCTACCGCTCATCAGATATAAAGCTTAGTTGGGCTGGTAATGAAAATAATCCCCGGGTTTGTGGCTATGTTAAGGAAGGAGAAG AGTTAGAAGAAGATGACAAAGACAATTACAATGATAATTTAGAATCCAAACATGAACAGTCTGAAAAAGACAAGTATTTAAACCACAAACaagaaaatgcacacaaaactGACAAGTTATCAGGTATCAGAAATGGCGAGGAGCTGAAACAGGGCAAAAGAATTAAACGACAGAGTGACTACGAGTATACACCCACAAAAACACGATGTCCTCTGCTACTTGTGGCCGATTATAGGTTCTTCCAAGAAATGGGCGCCAGTAATACAAAGAGCACTATCAGTTATTTG ATCAGCCTCATTGACAGAGttcataaaatttataatgacaCAGTATGGCAAGATCGTCAA GACGCGGACGGCTTCAAGGGCATGGGGTTCGTGATCAAGAAGATATTGGTGCACTCGGAGCCGACGCGCGTGCGCGGGGGAGAGGCGCACTACAACATGGTGCGCGAGAAGTGGGACGTGCGCAACCTGCTCGAG GTATTCAGCCGAGAGTACTCACACAAGGACTTCTGCCTGGCGCACTTGTTCACTGACCTCAAGTTTGAGGGTGGCATCCTGGGGCTCGCCTATGTCGGCTCCCCCCGGCGGAACTCTGTGGGTGGCATATGCACCCCTG AGTACTTTAAGAACGGGTACACGTTGTACCTGAACTCGGGCTTGTCATCGTCGCGCAACCACTACGGGCAGCGCGTCATCACGCGCGAGGCCGACCTGGTGACCGCGCACGAGTTCGGCCACAACTGGGGCTCCGAGCACGACCCCGACGTGGCCGAGTGCTCGCCCGCCGCCAGCCACGGCGGCTCCTACCTCATGTACACCTACAGCGTCAGCGGCTACGACGTCAACAACAAG CGCTTCTCCCCGTGCAGCCTGCGCTCCATCCGGAAGGTGCTGCAGGCCAAGTCGGGGCGCTGCTTCTCCGAGCCCGAGGAGAGCTTCTGCGGCAACCTGCGTGTCGAGGGCGGCGAGGAGTGCGACGCCGGCCTGCTGG gTACGGAGGATAACGACATGTGCTGCGACAAAAACTGTAAATTGCGGAAAAATCAAGGCGCCGTCTGCAG CGACAAGAACTCGCCGTGCTGCGCGGGCTGCGTGTTCGCGGCGCCGGGCGTGGTGTGTCGCGAGGCGGCGCACTCGGCGTGCGAGGGCGAGGCCACGTGCAACGGCGCCTCCGCCGACTGCCCCAAG GCGCCGGCCATCGCGGACGAGCACGAGTGCCTGGAGCGCGGGCGCTGTCGCAACGGCTCGTGCGTGCCGTACTGCGAGACGCAGGGCCTGCACAGCTGCATGTGCGACATCG TGGCGGATGCGTGCAAGCGTTGTTGTCGCAAGAGCCTGAACAAGACTTGCTTCCCCGTCGCGCACAACGACATCCTGCCCGACGGGACCCCGTGCATTCAAGGTTTCTGCAATAAG GGAGTGTGCGAGAAAACAATCCAGGACGTGGTGGAGCGGTTCTGGGACATCATCGAGGACATCAACATCAACAACGTGCTGGGCTTCCTGCGCGACAACATCGTGGGCGTGGTCGTGCTCTCCACCGCCTTCGTGTGGATACCGGCCAGCTGTGTG atAAGTTACGTGGACCGGCGGCGACAGCGCCAGCACCACAAGTTCATGGAGTGGGAGCGACAGCGCGACACCTTCGTGCATCCTTCCTCCCCGCGCAAGATTATACACACGCG